From the genome of Leishmania panamensis strain MHOM/PA/94/PSC-1 chromosome 4 sequence, one region includes:
- a CDS encoding hypothetical protein (TriTrypDB/GeneDB-style sysID: LpmP.04.0460): MSSSKTSPPPPQTSAKSSPVSESHVVNPRQTTFTASPQAVPVGSRFVARSCAFGKPSSQADASPPLPSPSTAMGVMTEKDNTGAAVLRNSVLVTASSPLNSSASSTPAQSVPILAMGTSLLGRLKSSLTSPDAQVGAISATTTAAAPAACALLTSKIEHTRAHRSVDADSVEGSTGGGGGERSPSSPAASGWPGRKSPPLKAIAAPLSKLYRPPHAREDSLQQHRSAADSGGGSNNKTEASLDVVTTTSGATVTPSMNAAATAGVTALAEASSSSPSPLRPSVSTAVSEPIVASSDFAASKANALPPAAPPHGSSTGMATHLREVAGMASYTGSAADAHGPVTTLSPKSAAETHAETDVVTSASSHLAAPRRGGSSVSAVLVSSGTLVAPSQPPATSEDNQPEGAAAEAVESTEFSAAEKQEAEPSSKPSRSAKRKHKMRVAAAAAAAAAAAEKVQQPGTAVVVDIAAESNEVVAAHPEDSPIPAASGRKSTRIIPAAHSPSSRTASAPTSTAAAPNTSNVSRRPGWHPPPTTSAAVSATLPGEGAVHATSDTEVVGRSWSGGPQMMTNGPTGIMTIPLAGTPFPMRYAGHIANTMLGMSDASEKLLPAEMATADCSGNAGYMNGYGYQQQQQTVTHGRCNCSPIVPPQQQQRPHLRPSASDMNLGSAAATISPRCSSTSAKALLTAGAVNASMKGAAATMFDSAAAPMSASGGGAPRSPQRAPGLHRGRAAAAAAKAKVQAAVAASQSVAGQFAPSASPSPGPAATGSVSSSTPLLLRNGHLPSIRIGVSSTMNADPSSAADHASAPAAASMAATGGAGSPTLSMATGIPRHHHTPPLAHPSSVSGQFSQRPHHHHHHTTSLGSVSLDSSSGGGNIITSHHEDMLSQSPMSPGAGLEHTLATISSHTLPRSQGGVSATMSWGSIGGSNHGRSTNTKHKGTASDHTYSRGSNNHSASTIGGFINNLRSGSRHGHPQQQVMSMSQSGNHMNPMYGGLPNLQQQGTSQVGSSAGGMMHVHHNTLNVGSGGAGQQPMSHRRNQHQQHPTADPPPIPYYDFIMVLPTFVATCLTLKPVDEANREQLCWTIEAVLRKNVSQTSAIRVHGSITTGLALPSSDVDLLAVGYEPIAPLEALQRLSQALLELDEDSKNDALRLQELIEAEAQYRRRQLVEEEKDRAKQTALVSAAAAPDEDRHQSRENRSSSSGSASESYEAASLHNPSSDADGSRRWAGEKDRKCGGASGLSPKRVARGRSIATTLLGAAAPVDLALRREIDEVARAAPNRAVSGDAQRSSCVFQDGTATATLQQNCSPSLSSTESSTTCSSAAAFPLDTRKVFLTASTTADDDDEFVRLASGPGFGGTVPGPHATSTSNKSGVGHACRASAGRLRDPDMAAADTEFYGTVNDVEQAEEVFRGQIEKGYNFSTSMDLSVLFAPSRSGGMPPVAPPPPLPAAAAASCSDVERARSSGGLALQASITQLHDSASSPSQGSAPASGNAELKGGALPLSPVMTTGLSIGEDITTGHAQMLPRSKLAAADTDKSATETECQCRQSRPAGDGAAAQEGRNAGSDGDAAAAEAEATDRATEIPVTDEATRPPPSSVSPRAATASGEKAAVVQTTVPLPAPQDAVTRNPVVLGGSSGGASGHLTYVPVREGPLFFVQCITATRVPVIKLTDKATGTKVDITFAGGEHWRSMQLTRSLLEVFPHARPLILFLKYCVRSLGVGESEPGGVTSFAIYLIVLHFYHECRKRIILLLRERNAASSPSKGKACPARADAREQQRQHRSAVEALRCGDTEDKSAASPATPHSPATAYQGSSPTGTTPLNLGLLEQMLGEYLARVEKRRAQVVEDAGPRKCALLDATGISDVAGPYSSGGDTQKVTSALRKASPSTAVATGVCATIKAAYAGEDEGRLHSIRQAILGFVADPAASTRAAGTSMAAAVALPPPPSQITTGATTEEESDSGRTQQPQRTFSDTSEGASCGGAVTGVSSSNNSRTLSPLHEQQLPKSNGTAGTGSATGIPSAGEVLAPVVDGAPGRLAPPPHHYLLKTVEPQPHERVMSDGSCVDKPRADEATGRGEKVEETSAAGLTAAVATPEESTIAAAGSADDMGPEKAGRHSTESTPPPAEAETAGAATASPDGKGDSANGQDAAGAHASPAAAASTLNDTSEDHDDDNAFEEFAADFLRRQANVSDLFLDFCHYYGCAFDYETSGIRFATDGSSEVVAKPLLCSRRGQHFHMTSPFDPEYDLTARMTHMRDFQWLCWWFAEWGVARQSPQYYGSCSLQYVLQCLSPMSADVDCQAVHQALMQRAVAAARSAESAVSAGARAQNHSNGGAADEGGHSCHGRSAPTLAFQENVESTRDITSLQQRQSAPRPPRTMMSTSSNAHICGAQREQALVAGSNTAVAMPINPHTHPQPQQQRVSMTLSPMHAYSSTHVEQQPRGDAAVVQHYSAEPFPHLHSMMIMPPGSPACVYQQLPQQRADPSGVKAMDAAAHLGGGGFGGHDHRSAPLSKGRSGSTSAAKKSTASRRHQGSDGVSTAVHDMAATHAASSGSSSRPASEAGSTPAASASGRTHARRRTPLQLPYVDSREQVFDGSTNHAVTTPTTAGVTVAHGYPDEGDEAAVAAASRTVSPPHGESQEGGWTSLTATAYSGNGPLDCVDVALMSVEEDEDEDEAGGHYGGYGEGSESVVDYADRFEKYGGRANANATMLWHYQQQLAPHDVQVTAEAIKRFTRCGADAEGTADVCEQGADGPCDGYTPNMTYGRNHGHVTLQRHQMSYGSPYVMNQPAGVYVSPKQQQYQEQQQEQAAAAAAFYYQAFAQQQQQQQPIISRTCSGLATTAGSSSSPSYPFTALHYDVQQHLWQQQQQQQEGHTTRHSSGFVDVVLTAAADQDGGSNHRSDSASNATATSANAPQQQQQQPAFTYTPYVGYPSVIWGVGGAHSTDAARTAGGGGAMPQQPQTPSRRGASFTMNCQNLTTVRAAGSPVNSSSSGGASISASEPQKPQQSPHSGHRHSASHHHSSWGSEGAAEGGGDSSGAGEAGQG; encoded by the coding sequence ATGAGCTCTAGTAAAacctcgccaccacctccgcagACGTCAGCGAAATCTTCGCCCGTATCGGAGTCACATGTAGTCAACCCCAGGCAGACAACTTTTACGGCGTCCCCGCAGGCGGTGCCTGTGGGCAGCCGCTTCGTGGCACGAAGTTGCGCCTTCGGTAAGCCAAGCAGTCAGGCAGACGCCTCACCGCCGTTGCCCTCGCCATCTACAGCGATGGGGGTGATGACGGAGAAGGATAACACAGGCGCGGCAGTACTGAGGAACAGCGTCCTCGTCACCGCGTCATCGCCACTCAATTCGtcggcgagcagcacgcctGCCCAGTCAGTGCCAATTCTTGCGATGGGGACTTCGTTGTTGGGCCGACTGAAATCTTCCCTGACGTCACCTGACGCGCAGGTGGGCGCCATATCGGCAACAACGACAGCcgctgcccctgctgcctGTGCTTTACTTACTTCAAAAATAGAGCATACCCGAGCTCATCGATCGGTGGATGCCGATAGCGTCGAGGGaagcaccggcggcggcggcggtgaacgctctccctcctcacccgcAGCTTCTGGGTGGCCTGGACGGAAGTCCCCCCCACTGAAAGCCAtcgcagcgccgctcagcaAGTTGTATCGaccaccacacgcacgtgaGGACTcgttgcagcagcatcggAGTGCTGCTGatagcggcggtggctccAACAACAAAACTGAGGCCTCATTGGACGTGGTGACAACAACGTCTGGTGCAACAGTGACGCCATCAATGAACGCAGCTGCCACTGCAGGGGTAACGGCTTTGGCGGAGGCGTCTTCTTCATCACCATCCCCGTTGCGTCCGAGCGTGAGTACAGCCGTGTCAGAGCCTATTGTTGCCTCGTCGGACTTTGCGGCAAGCAAGGCcaacgcgctgccgcctgccgccCCACCGCACGGCAGTTCAACGGGCATGGCTACCCACCTGCGGGAAGTAGCCGGGATGGCAAGCTACACAGGCAGCGCGGCAGACGCTCACGGCCCCGTCACCACGCTGTCGCCGAAAAGCGCCGCAGAAACCCACGCTGAGACAGACGTGGTAACGAGTGCGTCTTCGCACTTGGCGGCCCcgcggcgtggcggcagctcggTATCTGCTGTGCTGGTGTCCAGTGGAACCCTTGTGGCACCATCTCAACCCCCCGCAACGAGCGAGGATAACCAACCTgaaggtgcggcagcagaggcggtaGAGTCAACAGAGTTCAGTGCTGCCGAGAAGCAAGAAGCAGAACCGTCATCAAAGCCCTCCCGCTCAGCGAAGCGTAAGCACAAGATgcgggtggcagcggcggcggcagcagcagcagcagcagctgagaaGGTCCAACAGCCTgggacagcggtggtggtcgaCATAGCGGCAGAGAGCAACGAAGTCGTGGCTGCACACCCGGAGGATAGCCCAATACCGGCAGCCAGTGGCAGGAAGTCGACCAGAATTATTCCTGCTGCACACTCACCGTCCTCCCGCACGGCGTCGGCCCCGacgagcacagcagcggcgccaaaCACGAGTAACGTGAGCCGCCGTCCTGGCTggcacccccctcccacaaCGTCTGCGGCAGTGTCAGCAACTCTGCCTGGGGAAGGTGCAGTCCACGCGACCAGTGACACAGAAGTGGTGGGCCGCAGTTGGAGCGGTGGACCGCAGATGATGACGAATGGCCCTACTGGCATAATGACGATTCCCTTAGCAGGAACACCATTCCCGATGAGGTACGCGGGGCACATTGCGAACACAATGCTTGGCATGAGCGACGCTTCCGAGAAGCTGCTACCCGCTGAGATGGCGACAGCAGACTGTAGTGGCAACGCCGGTTACATGAACGGCTATGGGtaccagcaacagcagcagacggtgACGCACGGCCGCTGCAACTGCTCCCCCATTGTACctccacagcaacaacaacgccCACATCTGCGGCCTTCCGCGTCTGACATGAATctcggcagcgcggcggcgaccatcagtccacgctgcagcagcaccagcgccaaaGCCCTGCTGACTGCCGGCGCAGTAAACGCGTCTATGAAaggcgcggcggcaacgaTGTTTgactccgccgccgcacccATGAGCgcaagcggtggcggcgcacctCGCTCGCCGCAGCGTGCACCTGGCCTCCACCGGGGTcgtgccgcggcggcagcagccaaaGCGAAAGTTCaagccgcggtggcggctagTCAGAGTGTAGCTGGACAGTTCGCACCGTCCGCCTCCCCGTCCCCCGGCCCGGCAGCGACAGGGAGTGTGTCCTCGTCCACACCGTTGCTTCTGCGCAACGGCCACTTGCCGAGCATCCGCATCGGCGTTTCGTCAACAATGAATGCTGACCCATCATCAGCGGCGGATCACGCGAGTGCGCCTGCGGCAGCTTCGATGGCGGCTactggcggcgccggcagcccAACGCTGAGCATGGCGACTGGCATACCacgacaccaccacacgccgccgctggcgcatcCGTCGTCCGTCTCTGGGCAGTTCTCGCAGCGCCCccatcatcaccaccaccacaccactTCTCTCGGAAGCGTGAGCCTCGACAGTAGCAGCGGTGGGGGCAACATTATCACGAGCCATCACGAAGACATGCTATCGCAGTCCCCCATGTCTCCTGGCGCAGGGCTGGAGCATACCCTCGCCACCATCTCGTCACACACCCTGCCCCGATCGCAGGGTGGGGTCTCGGCCACCATGAGCTGGGGCAGCATAGGTGGCTCCAACCACGGCCGCTCGACAAACACAAAGCACAAGGGCACCGCCAGCGACCATACGTACAGTCGTGGGAGCAACAACCACAGCGCTAGCACTATTGGCGGCTTCATCAACaacctgcgcagcggcagtcgcCACGGCCATCCGCAACAGCAGGTGATGTCGATGAGCCAGTCAGGCAACCACATGAACCCCATGTACGGAGGTCTGCCGaatctgcagcagcaaggcacCAGCCAAGTCGGCAGTAGTGCTGGCGGCATGATGCACGTGCACCACAACACACTTAACGTTGGCAGTGGGGGCGCGGGGCAGCAGCCCATGTCCCACCGCCGAAaccagcatcagcagcaccccaCGGCAGACCCACCGCCGATCCCGTACTACGACTTCATCATGGTGTTGCCAACGTTTGTGGCGACGTGCCTGACGCTGAAGCCGGTGGACGAAGCGAACCGCGAGCAGCTCTGCTGGACCATCGAGGCCGTGCTGCGAAAGAACGTCAGCCAGACTTCAGCAATTCGTGTCCATGGCTCCATCACGACCGGTTTagcgctgccgtcgagcGATGTGgacctcctcgccgtcgggTATGAGCCGATCGCGCCGCTCGAAGCGCTACAGCGGCTGTCGCAGGCTCTCCTGGAGTTGGACGAAGACAGCAAAAATGACGCGCTTCGCTTGCAGGAGCTCATCGAGGCTGAAGCACAGTaccgccggcggcagctggtggaggaggagaaggaccgAGCAAAGCAAACGGCCCTCgtgtcagcggcagcagcacccgaCGAAGACCGTCACCAATCCAGAGAGAACCGCAGCAGTAGTAGCGGCAGTGCTAGCGAAAGCTACGAAGCGGCCAGTTTGCATAAccccagcagcgacgccgatgGCAGCCGCAGATGGGCtggagagaaggacagaAAATGTGGAGGAGCGAGCGGCCTCTCGCCGAAGCGCGTAGCACGTGGTCGCAGTATCGCTACGACCCTCcttggcgcagcggcgccggtggaCTTAGCGCTAAGAAGAGAGATCGATGAGGTggcgcgtgctgcgccgAATCGCGCCGTGTCTGGCGACGCACAGCGCTCTTCCTGTGTGTTTCAAGACGGCACGGCCACAGCGACGCTTCAGCAAAACTGCAGCCCCTCGCTATCGTCGACAGAGTCCAGCACGACgtgctcctccgctgccgcctttCCCCTCGACACGCGTAAAGTGTTTCTCACagcgagcaccaccgctgacgatgatgacgagTTTGTTCGCCTTGCCTCCGGGCCTGGCTTCGGTGGCACTGTCCCCGGCCCGCATGCCACATCGACCTCCAACAAGAGCGGTGTAGGTCATGCGTGCCGTGCGAGCGCGGGTCGCCTGCGCGACCCCGacatggcagcggcggacaCAGAATTCTACGGCACCGTTAACGACGTAGAGCAGGCCGAGGAGGTGTTTCGCGGCCAGATCGAGAAAGGCTACAACTTCAGCACCTCAATGGACTTGTCAGTGCTCTTCGCGCCATCGAGGAGTGGCGGTATGCCACCCgtcgcaccaccaccaccactaccagcagcagcagcagcaagctgCTCAGATGTTGAGCGTGccaggagcagcggcggtctCGCCCTTCAAGCATCCATAACGCAACTGCATGACTCCGCCTCGTCGCCTTCGCAGGGGTCTGCCCCAGCGAGTGGGAACGCGGAGCTAAAAGGTGGCGCTCTTCCACTGTCACCCGTGATGACAACGGGTCTGAGTATCGGCGAGGATATCACCACAGGACATGCGCAGATGCTGCCACGAAGCAAGctagcagcagctgacacGGATAAGTCGGCCACTGAAACAGAGTGTCAGTGCAGGCAGTCGAGGCCTgcaggcgacggcgctgcagcgcaggaaGGTCGTAATGCCGGTAGCGACGGAGATGCTGCGGCCGCTGAGGCGGAAGCGACGGACAGGGCTACAGAGATCCCTGTTACCGACGAGGCCACGAGACCTCCGCCGTCGTCGGTGTCGCCAAGAGCGGCAACAGCCTCTGGAGAGAAGGCCGCTGTGGTACAGACCACTGTACCTCTGCCTGCGCCCCAGGACGCGGTGACGCGAAACCCGGTCGTTCTCGGTGGCTCTAGTGGTGGTGCCAGCGGCCATCTTACTTACGTCCCCGTTCGTGAAGGTCCACTGTTCTTTGTGCAGTGCATCACGGCGACGCGGGTACCAGTTATTAAGCTGACAGACAAGGCAACCGGCACCAAGGTGGACATCACCTTCGCTGGCGGCGAGCACTGGCGGTCAATGCAGCTTACACGATCTCTTCTGGAGGTGTTCCCGCATGCACGCCCGCTTATTTTGTTCCTCAAGTACTGCGTGCGCAGCCTCGGTGTCGGCGAGAGCGAGCCTGGCGGGGTGACATCCTTTGCCATTTATCTCATCGTTCTCCACTTCTACCATGAATGCCGCAAACGcatcatcctcctcctccgtgaaCGGAAcgccgcgtcgtcgccatcgAAGGGGAAAGCCTGTCCAGCAAGGGCGGATGCCagagaacagcagcggcaacatcGCTCAGCGGTGGAGGCTCTGCGCTGTGGTGACACTGAGGACAAGAGTGCTGCTTCCCCTGCCACCCCTCACTCTCCCGCTACCGCGTACCAAGGCTCGTCTCCGACGGGCACCACCCCCCTCAATCTTGGGCTGCTGGAGCAGATGCTGGGCGAGTATCTTGCGCGTGTGGAAAAGCGTCGCGCCCAGGTGGTAGAGGATGCAGGGCCGAGAAAGTGTGCGTTGCTAGACGCAACAGGCATCAGCGATGTTGCCGGGCCCTATAGCAGCGGTGGGGACACCCAGAAAGTGACCTCAGCGCTTAGGAAAGCGTCACCCTCCACGGCTGTGGCGACGGGGGTATGTGCCACCATCAAGGCTGCCTACGCCGGTGAGGACGAGGGGCGCCTACATTCGATTCGCCAAGCGATACTGGGCTTTGTCGCCGACCCAGCAGCTTCGACAAGGGCGGCCGGGACGTCGATGGCTGCGGCGGTAGcgctaccgccaccgccatcacagATTACGACTGGAGCGACCACtgaagaggaaagcgacTCAGGGCGTACGCAGCAACCGCAGAGAACCTTCTCCGACACTTCTGAGGGAGCCTCCTGCGGCGGGGCAGTAACCGgtgtgagcagcagcaacaacagtaGAACCCTGTCCCCGTTGCACGAGCAGCAACTTCCTAAGTCCAACGGGACTGCAGGCACTGGCAGCGCCACCGGTATACCGAGTGCCGGCGAGGTACTAGCGCCTGTAGTAGACGGTGCGCCTGGCCGCctcgcgccaccaccgcaccacTACCTACTCAAGACGGTAGAGCCGCAACCGCATGAACGCGTGATGAGCGATGGGTCGTGCGTGGATAAACCGCGCGCTGACGAAGCGACAGGGCGTGgcgagaaggtggaggagacgaGCGCTGCGGGCTTGACGGCAGCTGTGGCGACACCGGAGGAATCgaccatcgccgccgctggaaGTGCAGATGATATGGGGCCTGAGAAAGCCGGCCGACACTCCACTGAgtcaacgccgccgccagcggaGGCAGAGACGGCTGGTGCAGCTACAGCCTCTCCAGACGGTAAGGGCGACTCGGCAAACGGCCAGGACGCAGCGGGCGCCCACGccagtccagcagcagcagcctcgaCGTTAAATGACACTTCGGAGGatcacgacgacgacaacgccTTCGAAGAGTTCGCCGCGGACTTTCTGCGCCGGCAGGCAAACGTGTCAGACCTCTTCCTTGACTTCTGCCACTACTACGGCTGCGCCTTCGACTACGAGACCAGCGGCATCCGCTTCGCCACCGACGGCAGCTCCGAGGTCGTGGCAAAGCCGCTCCTCTGCTCCCGCCGCGGTCAGCACTTTCACATGACATCGCCTTTCGACCCCGAGTACGACTTGACAGCGCGTATGACGCACATGCGCGACTTCCAGTGGCTGTGCTGGTGGTTTGCCGAGTGGGGTGTGGCGCGGCAGTCGCCGCAGTActacggcagctgcagccttCAATACGTCCTTCAGTGTCTGTCGCCCATGTCGGCAGACGTTGACTGTCAGGCGGTGCATCAGGCACTCATGCAGCgagctgtcgctgcggcgcgaaGTGCCGAAAGCGCCGTTTCCGCTGGGGCGCGGGCGCAAAACCACAGTaacggcggcgccgcagacgAGGGGGGTCACTCGTGCCACGGCAGGAGCGCCCCGACGCTCGCCTTTCAAGAGAACGTCGAGAGCACTCGGGACATAACGTCcctgcaacagcgacagtCGGCGCCAAGGCCACCGCGCACGATGATGTCAACGAGCAGCAACGCCCATATCTGCGGTGCGCAGCGAGAACAAGCGCTGGTCGCGGGAAGCAACACAGCGGTGGCAATGCCGATCAACCCTCACACGCAtccgcagccacagcagcagcgagtgagTATGACGTTGTCGCCAATGCACGCGTACAGTAGCACTCACGTCGAACAACAGCCCcgcggcgatgcggcggtggtgcaacACTACTCTGCCGAGCCGTTCCCTCACTTGCATAGCATGATGATAATGCCGCCTGGATCGCCTGCATGCGTTTACCAGCAGttaccgcagcagcgggctgACCCCAGTGGAGTGAAGGCCATggacgcagccgcgcacCTAGGCGGGGGAGGCTTTGGTGGGCAtgaccaccgcagcgcccCTCTTTCAAAaggcaggagcggcagcaccagcgcggcgaagaagagcaccgcGTCTCGCCGTCATCAGGGTAGCGACGGTGTGTCCACGGCGGTGCACGATATGGCGGCCACACACGCTGCCAGTAGTGGTAGTAGCAGCCGTCCTGCAAGCGAAGCCGGCTCCACTCCGGCGGCCTCAGCATCAGGGCGGACTCATGCCCGCCGACGTacaccactgcagctgccgtaTGTAGACTCGCGGGAGCAGGTCTTTGACGGATCCACTAATCATGCCGTCACGACACCCACGACAGCGGGGGTGACTGTGGCGCATGGCTACCCTGATGAAGGCGACGAGGCCGCggtagcggcagcgagtCGCACTGTTTCGCCTCCCCACGGCGAGAGTCAGGAGGGGGGATGGACGAGCCTCACGGCCACGGCGTACAGCGGCAATGGTCCCCTTGACTGTGTCGATGTGGCGCTGATGtctgtggaggaggatgaaGATGAAGACGAAGCCGGGGGGCACTATGGTGGTTATGGGGAGGGCAGCGAGAGCGTTGTTGACTACGCCGACCGCTTCGAAAAATACGGTGGCCGTGCGAATGCAAATGCAACGATGCTGTGGCactaccagcagcagctggcaccGCATGACGTGCAGGTCACCGCTGAAGCCATTAAGCGCTTCACCCGTTGCGGCGCCGACGCGGAAGGCACTGCCGACGTCTGTGAGCAAGGCGCAGATGGCCCGTGTGACGGTTACACGCCGAACATGACGTACGGTCGAAACCACGGTCATGTTACCCTGCAACGACACCAGATGTCCTACGGCAGCCCGTACGTGATGAACCAACCTGCAGGTGTTTACGTCTCCCCGAAGCAGCAACAGTaccaagagcagcagcaggagcaggcagctgcggcagccgccttCTACTACCAAGCATtcgcccagcagcagcagcagcagcaaccgaTTATCAGTCGAACCTGCAGTGGGCTTGCGACCACGGCTGGTTCATCCTCGTCCCCCAGCTACCCCTTCACAGCTCTGCACTacgatgtgcagcagcacctctggcaacagcaacaacagcagcaggagggtCACACgacgcggcacagcagcggctttGTTGATGTCGTcctcactgccgccgccgatcaAGACGGAGGTAGCAACCatcgcagcgacagcgcttcCAACGCTACCGCAACCAGTGCTAACGCAcctcagcaacagcagcagcagccggccTTCACCTACACGCCGTACGTGGGATATCCCAGTGTTATCTGGGGGGTAGGTGGGGCGCACAGTACAGACGCGGCGAGGACTGCAGGGGGCGGTGGGGCGATgcctcagcagccgcagactCCTTCACGGAGAGGGGCGTCGTTTACGATGAATTGCCAAAACCTCACGACTGTAAGAGCGGCAGGATCACCGGTgaactccagcagcagcggcggcgccagtATCAGTGCAAGTGAGCCACAGAAGCCGCAACAGTCTCCTCATAGCGGCCATCGACATTCCGCGTCACACCACCACTCAAGCTGGGGTAGCgaaggcgctgcggagggtggcggagacagcagcggtgctggcgaggCAGGTCAAGGGTAG